The Betta splendens chromosome 4, fBetSpl5.4, whole genome shotgun sequence genome contains a region encoding:
- the xpr1a gene encoding xenotropic and polytropic retrovirus receptor 1a has protein sequence MKFAEHLSSHITPEWRKQYLQYEAFKDMLYAAQDQAPSIEVTDEDTVKRYYAKFEERFFQTCEKELLKINTFYSEKLAEAQRRFATLQNELQSSLDAQRESAAPPSLRKRKTMFNMSQEERCKHHNIKDLKLAFSEFYLSLILLQNYQNLNFTGFRKILKKHDKILDTSRGADWRVGHVEVATFYTCKKITQLISETETLVTTELEGGDRQRAMKRLRVPPLGAAQPALAWTTFRVGLYCGFFIILAVAFVLSGAVFIRYENMWPLVRIYRGGFLLIQFLFLLGINTYGWRKAGVNHVLIFEINPRNNLSHQHLFEIAGFLGVLWCLSILSCLYSEYLHLPMQINPLVLYGFMVLFLINPLKTCYYKSRFWLLKLLFRVFTAPFHRVEFADFWLADQLNSLVFVLMDLEYLVCFYIFELQWSSNQGLLPKGKGAADFVCHSYSYGLRAVIQCLPAWLRFIQCLRRYRDTKRAFPHLVNAGKYSTTFFVVTFAALYATHNEQGHSDADMFFYLLIVFSIISSLYTLIWDLRMDWGLFDRGAGENTFLREEIVYPHKAYYYCAIIEDVILRFAWTVQISLTTMTKIHSVGDIIATVLAPLEVFRRFVWNFFRLENEHLNNCGEFRAVRDISVAPLNADDQTLLEQMMDQDDGVRNRSGKKTWKRSYSLSLRRPLLSSSQSKKDTKVLIEDTDDEAFS, from the exons ATGAAATTTGCGGAGCATCTTTCGTCCCATATAACTCCCGAGTGGAGGAAACAATACCTTCAATATGAG GCGTTCAAGGACATGCTGTATGCTGCCCAGGACCAAGCTCCGTCCATAGAAG TTACAGATGAAGACACGGTGAAGAGGTACTACGCCAAGTTTGAGGAGAGGTTTTTCCAGACGTGTGAGAAGGAGCTACTGAAAATCAACACGTTCTATTCAG AAAAGCTCGCTGAAGCCCAGAGACGCTTCGCCACGCTGCAAAATGAGCTGCAGTCGTCCCTGGACGCGCAACGTGAGAGCGCGGCGCCGCCCAGTCTGCGCAAACGCAAGACCATGTTCAACATGTCGCAGGAGGAGCGCTGCAAACACCACAACATCAAGGACCTGAAGTTGGCCTTCAGCGAGTTCTACCTCAGCCTCATCCTGCTCCAGAACTACCAG AACCTGAACTTCACCGGGTTCCGTAAGATCCTAAAGAAGCATGACAAGATCCTGGACACGTCCCGCGGGGCCGACTGGCGCGTCGGTCACGTGGAGGTGGCCACTTTCTACACCTGCAAGAAGATCACACAGCTCATCTCTGAGACAgag ACTCTGGTGACCAcggagctggagggaggggaTCGTCAGAGGGCCATGAAGAGGCTGAGGGTTCCTCCACTGGGAGCAGCTCAG CCGGCTTTGGCCTGGACGACCTTTCGCGTCGGCCTCTACTGTGGCTTCTTCATCATCCTCGCCGTCGCCTTCGTTCTCTCTG GGGCCGTCTTCATCCGCTACGAGAACATGTGGCCGCTGGTGCGGATCTATCGCGGCGGCTTCCTGTTAATCCAGTTCCTCTTCCTGTTGGGCATCAACACCTACGGATGGCGGAAGGCCGGAGTCAATCATGTCCTGATCTTTGAAATCAACCCCCGAAACAACCTCTCTCACCAGCACCTGTTTGAG ATTGCTGGTTTCCTGGGAGTGCTGTGGTGCCTCAGCATCCTCTCCTGCCTGTACTCCGAGTACCTCCACCTTCCCATGCAGATCAACCCGCTCGTCCTCTACGGGTTCATGGTGCTTTTCCTCATCAACCCCCTGAAAACCTGCTACTACAAATCACGTTTCTGGCTCCTCAAGCTTCTG tTCCGCGTGTTCACGGCGCCGTTCCACCGCGTGGAGTTCGCCGACTTCTGGCTGGCCGACCAGCTCAACTCCCTGGTGTTTGTCCTGATGGACCTCGAGTATCTGGTCTGCTTCTACATATTCGAGCTGCAGTGGAGCAGCAACCAGGGCCTGCTGCCCAAAGGAAAAG GCGCCGCCGACTTCGTGTGCCACAGCTACTCGTACGGCCTGCGCGCCGTCATCCAGTGTCTGCCCGCCTGGCTGCGCTTCATCCAGTGCCTGCGGCGCTACCGCGACACCAAGCGGGCGTTCCCGCACCTGGTCAACGCCGGCAAATACTCCACCACCTTCTTCGTCGTCACCTTCGCCGCGCTCTACGCTACGCACAACG AACAAGGACATTCGGACGCCGACATGTTCTTCTACCTGCTCATCGTGTTCTCGATCATCAGCTCCCTGTACACACTGATCTGGGATCTGCGCATGGACTGGGGGCTGTTCGACCGCGGAGCTGGAGAGAACACCTTCCTCCGAGAAGAGATCGTTTACCCACACAAg gCCTACTACTACTGTGCCATCATAGAGGACGTGATCCTGCGTTTCGCCTGGACCGTCCAGATCTCTCTGACTACAATGACCAAGATCCACTCTGTGGGCGACATCATAGCTACTGTGCTGGCTCCACTTGAGGTCTTCAG GCGCTTTGTCTGGAACTTCTTCCGTCTGGAGAACGAGCACCTGAACAACTGTGGCGAGTTCCGTGCGGTGAGGGACATCTCAGTGGCGCCGCTCAACGCCGACGACCAGACGCTGCTGGAGCAGATGATGGACCAGGACGACGGCGTCCGGAACCGCTCGGGCAAGAAGACGTGGAAGCGGTCGTACAGCCTGTCGCTccggcgccccctgctgtcctCCTCACA ATCGAAA